A genomic window from Agrobacterium tumefaciens includes:
- a CDS encoding glycine betaine/L-proline ABC transporter ATP-binding protein, translated as MASQSIEIRSLYKIFGSKATDYVEPVKAGMSKAELNAKHGHVLGLRDINITMPGGQITVIMGLSGSGKSTLIRHVNRLIDPTAGEILYGGADVCRLNEAELLEFRRHKTAMVFQKFGLLPHRNVLQNVVYGLEVQGVDKREREERAEVWIRRVGLEGFSSHYPNQLSGGMQQRVGLARALTNNAEILLMDEAYSALDPLIRVDMQTVLLELQKELKKTVVFITHDLDEALRLGDKIAILRDGEIIQQGTAAEIVMSPADSYIEAFVEEVNRGRVIRLGAIVQPEFSGQSRLQLAADMTVEEGLRALVRENVSSATVVGENGKSLGTVTTDAIMRCLVRTASGDDADMAERLSG; from the coding sequence ATGGCTAGTCAATCGATCGAAATTCGCAGCCTCTACAAGATTTTCGGCTCCAAGGCGACGGACTATGTCGAGCCCGTCAAAGCCGGCATGTCCAAGGCGGAACTCAACGCCAAACACGGCCACGTACTCGGCCTGCGCGATATCAACATCACCATGCCGGGCGGGCAGATTACCGTCATCATGGGCCTTTCCGGCTCGGGAAAATCGACACTGATCCGCCACGTCAACCGGCTGATCGACCCGACCGCCGGGGAAATCCTCTATGGCGGCGCCGATGTCTGTCGCCTCAACGAAGCCGAGCTTCTGGAATTCCGCCGCCACAAGACGGCGATGGTGTTCCAGAAATTCGGCCTCTTGCCACATCGCAACGTGCTGCAGAATGTTGTCTACGGGCTCGAGGTGCAGGGCGTCGACAAGCGCGAGCGGGAGGAAAGGGCCGAAGTCTGGATCCGGCGCGTGGGGCTGGAAGGTTTCTCCAGCCATTATCCGAACCAGCTTTCCGGCGGCATGCAGCAGCGTGTGGGTCTTGCCCGGGCGCTCACCAACAATGCCGAAATCCTGCTGATGGACGAGGCCTATTCGGCGCTCGATCCGCTCATCCGCGTCGACATGCAGACGGTACTGCTGGAACTGCAGAAGGAGTTAAAGAAGACCGTGGTCTTCATCACCCACGATCTGGACGAGGCCCTGCGGCTGGGCGACAAGATCGCCATTTTGCGCGACGGCGAAATCATCCAGCAGGGCACGGCGGCCGAAATCGTCATGTCACCGGCCGACAGCTATATCGAGGCCTTCGTGGAGGAGGTCAATCGCGGCCGTGTCATCCGCCTCGGCGCTATCGTCCAACCGGAATTTTCCGGTCAGTCGCGGCTTCAGCTCGCTGCGGATATGACGGTTGAAGAGGGCCTGCGCGCGCTCGTTCGGGAAAATGTCAGCAGCGCCACGGTCGTTGGAGAAAACGGCAAGTCGCTCGGCACCGTCACCACCGACGCCATCATGCGCTGCCTAGTCAGAACCGCTTCCGGTGACGACGCGGACATGGCGGAACGGCTGTCAGGCTGA
- a CDS encoding proline/glycine betaine ABC transporter permease: MEWLFKFPTMNDDALRALKKVIDEGFRAFTRTYGSAIEGLFTPLQSFLIWAERLLIGAPWPVVILIVGALAWFASRSATIVALCCGILFAIGWFGMWEDTMKTISMIFVCAVLSIVIGLPIGIAMARSNRLQNVVNPILDVMQTMPSFVYLIPVVMLLGIGRVPGVIAVVIYAIPPMIRLTNLGIRMVDRDVLEAADAFGSSKRQKLFKVQLPLALPTIMAGINQTIMMALAMVVIASMIGVQGLGQPVLKAIANQYFTLGVFNGLAIVGIAIIFDRISQAYGLRLQKHREVAHG; the protein is encoded by the coding sequence ATGGAATGGCTTTTCAAATTTCCGACCATGAATGACGATGCTCTGCGCGCGCTGAAAAAAGTCATCGACGAGGGATTTCGGGCATTCACCCGAACCTATGGCAGCGCAATAGAGGGGCTGTTCACCCCCCTGCAGAGCTTCCTCATCTGGGCGGAAAGGCTTTTGATCGGCGCCCCCTGGCCGGTCGTTATTCTTATTGTCGGCGCTCTCGCCTGGTTTGCCAGCCGCAGCGCCACCATTGTTGCCCTGTGTTGCGGCATCCTGTTTGCCATCGGCTGGTTCGGCATGTGGGAGGACACGATGAAGACGATTTCGATGATCTTCGTCTGCGCCGTGCTGTCCATCGTCATCGGCCTGCCGATCGGCATCGCCATGGCGCGCTCCAACCGTCTGCAGAATGTCGTCAATCCCATTCTTGACGTGATGCAAACGATGCCGAGTTTCGTCTATCTCATTCCCGTCGTCATGCTGCTCGGCATCGGCCGCGTGCCCGGCGTCATCGCTGTTGTGATCTACGCCATCCCGCCGATGATCCGGCTTACCAATCTCGGTATCCGCATGGTCGACCGCGACGTGCTGGAGGCGGCCGACGCCTTCGGTTCATCGAAGCGCCAGAAGCTTTTCAAGGTGCAGCTGCCGCTTGCCCTTCCCACCATCATGGCAGGCATCAACCAGACCATCATGATGGCGCTTGCCATGGTCGTCATCGCCTCCATGATCGGCGTGCAGGGCCTCGGTCAGCCGGTGCTGAAGGCCATCGCCAACCAGTATTTCACGCTCGGCGTGTTCAACGGGCTTGCCATCGTCGGCATCGCCATCATCTTCGACCGCATCAGCCAGGCCTATGGCCTTCGCCTGCAAAAACACCGGGAAGTGGCGCATGGCTAG
- a CDS encoding ABC transporter substrate-binding protein, which produces MKILLGATILSAGFAFSGGAAFAADCGNVTIASMNWQSAEVAANLDKLILEKGYGCSAEIVTGDTVPTLTSMAEKGQPDIAPEAWVSLQPEIVKQGLEGGKVVAAAKILSDGAVQGWWIPKYVADANPDLKTIPDLFKHPELFPSPEDKAKGAVFNGPQGWGGTVVTAQLFKAFDGEKAGFTLVDTGSAAGLDGSIAKAYEAKQPWVGYYWAPTSLLGKYEMVKLGFGAEYDAAEWKRCTSVADCADPKPNAWQVDDVQTLVSKTFADRAGPAMDYLNKRAWTNDTVNKLIAWMTDNQATGEDGAKHFLKENEALWTGWVSPDVAEKVKAAL; this is translated from the coding sequence ATGAAAATACTTTTGGGTGCCACTATTCTTTCCGCCGGCTTCGCCTTTTCAGGCGGTGCCGCCTTTGCCGCCGACTGTGGAAACGTCACCATCGCCAGCATGAACTGGCAATCCGCCGAAGTCGCCGCCAATCTCGACAAGCTCATTCTTGAAAAAGGCTATGGCTGCTCCGCCGAAATCGTCACCGGCGATACCGTACCGACATTGACGTCCATGGCCGAAAAAGGCCAGCCGGACATCGCACCCGAAGCCTGGGTCAGCCTGCAGCCGGAAATCGTCAAGCAGGGGCTGGAAGGCGGCAAGGTCGTCGCCGCCGCCAAGATCCTCTCGGACGGCGCCGTCCAGGGCTGGTGGATTCCGAAATATGTCGCCGACGCCAATCCCGATCTCAAGACCATTCCGGACCTCTTTAAACATCCCGAGCTTTTCCCCTCGCCCGAAGACAAGGCGAAGGGCGCCGTCTTCAACGGTCCGCAGGGCTGGGGCGGCACGGTCGTCACCGCCCAGCTCTTCAAGGCTTTCGATGGTGAAAAGGCAGGCTTCACGCTTGTCGACACCGGCTCCGCCGCAGGTCTCGACGGCTCGATCGCCAAGGCTTACGAGGCCAAGCAGCCATGGGTCGGTTATTATTGGGCGCCCACCTCGCTGCTCGGCAAATATGAGATGGTGAAGCTCGGCTTCGGCGCGGAATACGATGCGGCCGAATGGAAGCGCTGCACGTCTGTCGCTGACTGCGCCGATCCGAAGCCAAACGCATGGCAGGTGGACGACGTGCAGACGCTGGTCAGCAAAACCTTTGCCGACCGCGCCGGTCCGGCCATGGATTATCTGAACAAGCGCGCCTGGACCAACGACACCGTCAACAAGCTGATTGCCTGGATGACCGATAACCAGGCGACAGGCGAAGACGGCGCCAAGCATTTCCTGAAAGAAAACGAGGCGCTGTGGACCGGCTGGGTGTCCCCTGACGTCGCGGAAAAGGTCAAGGCCGCCCTATAA
- a CDS encoding PAS domain-containing protein, producing MTNLRAAPIWPIGGGETGELVRGFDWSKTSLGPIGGWPQNLRQKANSVVNSPIPQVLMWGGDHVMIYNDGYAEIAGNYHPRALGGTVPGIWPEIWDWNSRILEAGFRGEVMSYRDQPMTLMRHGQPEEVIFDLFYTPIYNEGGTVDGVLCTVLENTDKVKALEALEQSREELSRLTNALPILVGYVDRDYVYKFANDGYLEWFGRRAEEVIGRSAPEIVGEAFFEARRAYLDRALSGEKIVSDTVINRPDGTTRAAEIRYVPRYIADGSIDGIYVLIIDIEERKRSEREILLSNSRFRAAVEAVHGVLWTNSAEGRMLGEQPAWAALTGQTPQEYQGFGWADAVHPEDRQGSVDSWNKAVAEKSTYIWEHRVRRHDGIYRTFAIRGVPIFDTTGTIAEWVGVHTDVTEQRQAENTLKEHASNLEREIRHRIRAEEQLRQLNEGLEARVETEMAERHQTERALQQAQKMESIGQLTGGVAHDFNNLLQVIAGNLQLLSKDVSGNERAERRLENALAGVHRGAKLASQLLAFGRRQALEPRVINIARFVTGMDDLLRRSLGEAIEVEVITSGGLWNTYADPNQVENALLNLAINARDAMEGQGKLTIEVGNVVLDRDYARKHSEVSAGQYVMLAVTDTGSGMSPEILEKVFEPFFSTKPEGKGTGLGLSMVYGFAKQSSGHVNIYSELGQGTTVKMYLPRSAADEDREVVMPAGPIEGGTETILVVEDDEEVRGTVVETLGDLGYRVLTARDAQAGLTVVESGMPIDVIFTDVVMPGPLKSREMARRAQERLPGLAVLFTSGYTENSIVHGGKLDAGVELLSKPYTREALARRIRHVIANRKQVSLAKTRPASASNTSKITETAKVGHEDRPVRVLLVEDDALIRMSSTEMLSDSGYTVVEAGNAAQALKAIEADHIDVLVTDIGLPDMRGGELAVEALRRKPGLAVVFATGDSHLPEGAPESAVLLTKPYDEQQIISAVEMACRAKTVAGE from the coding sequence ATGACCAATCTTCGTGCTGCCCCGATATGGCCAATCGGTGGTGGTGAAACGGGTGAGCTTGTGCGTGGTTTCGACTGGTCGAAGACATCGCTCGGTCCGATTGGCGGCTGGCCGCAAAATCTGAGGCAGAAGGCCAATTCCGTCGTCAATTCCCCCATTCCGCAGGTGCTGATGTGGGGTGGCGATCATGTGATGATCTATAATGACGGCTATGCGGAGATAGCTGGCAACTACCACCCGCGGGCGCTTGGTGGAACGGTGCCGGGTATCTGGCCGGAAATATGGGACTGGAACAGCCGCATTCTGGAAGCCGGCTTTCGCGGCGAGGTCATGTCCTATCGTGACCAGCCGATGACGCTGATGCGGCACGGCCAGCCGGAAGAGGTGATCTTCGACCTGTTCTACACGCCGATCTATAACGAAGGCGGCACGGTGGACGGTGTTTTATGCACCGTGCTCGAAAATACCGACAAGGTGAAGGCGCTCGAGGCACTGGAGCAGAGCCGCGAGGAACTAAGCCGGCTCACCAATGCCCTGCCTATTCTGGTCGGATATGTCGATCGTGACTACGTCTATAAGTTCGCCAATGACGGTTATCTGGAATGGTTCGGCCGCCGCGCCGAGGAGGTTATCGGCCGCAGCGCTCCCGAAATCGTCGGTGAGGCGTTTTTCGAGGCCCGCAGGGCTTATCTCGATCGTGCCCTCAGCGGCGAGAAGATCGTTTCGGATACCGTGATCAACAGACCGGACGGCACCACGCGTGCGGCCGAAATCCGCTATGTTCCTCGTTATATCGCCGATGGCTCCATCGATGGCATCTATGTGCTGATCATCGATATCGAGGAACGGAAGCGTTCGGAGCGGGAAATCCTGCTCAGCAACAGTCGCTTCCGCGCCGCGGTGGAAGCCGTCCACGGCGTGTTGTGGACCAACAGCGCCGAGGGCAGGATGCTCGGCGAGCAGCCTGCATGGGCCGCGTTAACGGGCCAGACTCCGCAAGAATATCAGGGTTTTGGCTGGGCGGATGCCGTCCATCCTGAGGACAGGCAGGGGTCTGTCGACAGCTGGAACAAAGCGGTTGCGGAAAAGTCGACCTATATCTGGGAACATCGTGTGCGCCGCCATGACGGCATCTACCGCACATTTGCGATCCGTGGCGTTCCGATTTTCGACACGACCGGCACCATTGCCGAATGGGTCGGCGTCCACACGGATGTCACCGAACAGCGGCAGGCCGAAAATACGCTGAAGGAGCATGCCAGCAATCTGGAACGCGAAATTCGCCACCGGATCAGGGCGGAAGAGCAGCTTCGCCAGCTTAACGAAGGGCTGGAAGCGCGTGTCGAGACGGAAATGGCCGAGCGTCACCAGACCGAAAGGGCGTTGCAGCAGGCGCAGAAAATGGAATCCATCGGCCAGCTGACCGGCGGCGTGGCGCATGATTTCAACAATCTGCTTCAGGTGATCGCGGGCAATCTGCAATTGCTGTCAAAGGACGTGAGTGGCAATGAGCGCGCCGAACGGCGGCTGGAAAATGCACTTGCCGGCGTCCATCGCGGTGCAAAGCTTGCAAGCCAGCTTCTGGCTTTCGGCCGGCGTCAGGCGCTGGAACCGCGTGTCATCAACATTGCCCGTTTTGTGACGGGCATGGACGATCTGTTGCGACGCTCGCTCGGCGAGGCGATCGAGGTGGAGGTCATCACCTCCGGCGGCCTGTGGAACACCTATGCCGACCCCAACCAGGTGGAGAATGCTCTCCTCAATCTCGCGATCAATGCGCGAGACGCCATGGAGGGGCAGGGCAAGCTGACGATCGAGGTCGGTAATGTGGTTCTGGATCGCGATTATGCCCGCAAACATTCGGAGGTTTCAGCGGGGCAATATGTCATGCTCGCCGTTACAGATACCGGATCGGGCATGTCGCCGGAGATTCTGGAGAAGGTTTTCGAGCCGTTCTTTTCGACCAAGCCGGAGGGCAAGGGCACAGGCCTCGGTCTTTCGATGGTCTATGGTTTCGCAAAACAGTCGAGCGGCCACGTCAACATCTATAGCGAGCTCGGGCAGGGCACGACGGTGAAGATGTATTTGCCGCGCTCCGCCGCCGACGAGGACAGGGAAGTGGTGATGCCGGCCGGTCCCATCGAAGGTGGAACCGAGACGATCCTGGTGGTGGAGGATGACGAGGAGGTGCGCGGCACCGTTGTCGAGACGCTTGGTGATCTCGGTTACCGGGTGCTGACCGCCCGCGATGCGCAGGCCGGTTTGACCGTGGTCGAAAGCGGCATGCCGATCGATGTCATCTTCACCGATGTGGTGATGCCGGGACCTTTGAAAAGCCGGGAAATGGCACGTCGCGCGCAGGAACGGCTGCCCGGCCTCGCCGTGCTCTTCACATCGGGTTACACCGAAAACTCCATCGTGCATGGCGGCAAACTGGATGCCGGGGTTGAGCTTCTCTCCAAGCCCTATACGCGTGAAGCGCTGGCGCGGCGCATCCGCCACGTCATCGCCAATCGCAAGCAGGTTTCTCTGGCCAAGACGAGGCCGGCATCGGCATCGAATACGTCAAAAATCACCGAAACCGCCAAGGTCGGACATGAAGACAGACCGGTTCGCGTGCTTCTGGTCGAGGATGATGCGCTGATCCGGATGAGTTCGACGGAGATGCTTTCGGATAGCGGCTACACCGTGGTCGAGGCCGGCAATGCAGCTCAGGCGCTGAAGGCGATCGAGGCTGACCATATCGATGTTCTCGTCACCGATATCGGCCTGCCCGACATGCGGGGCGGGGAACTGGCGGTGGAGGCTCTGCGCCGCAAGCCGGGGCTTGCCGTCGTTTTTGCGACGGGGGACAGCCATCTGCCGGAGGGAGCACCGGAAAGTGCGGTTCTCCTGACCAAGCCCTATGACGAACAGCAGATCATCTCGGCCGTTGAAATGGCCTGCAGGGCAAAGACGGTGGCGGGAGAATAG
- a CDS encoding glyoxylate/hydroxypyruvate reductase A: MPSPIAFVSRMNAETEAVWKQALRAAMPQEEILSFSELTDEQRRAVDFAIVANPDPADIAALPGLKWIHSLWAGVERLVLELGDKAPPIVRLKDPELSRVMAEAVLAWTYYLQRDMPAYRENQKKALWQELNYRHPGEMTVGLLGLGALGTAAAERLIHAGFNVAGWSRSAKAIEGVETLTGDDGLQALLEKSDILVCLVPLTDATRGLLDAGRLAAMKQGAALINFARGAVIVADDLIAALDSGRLSHAVLDVFEQEPLPASSAFWQHPKVTVLPHISAPTSRESSARIVAGNVRTWRETGTLPETVDMARGY, from the coding sequence ATGCCATCACCCATCGCCTTTGTTTCACGGATGAATGCGGAAACGGAAGCCGTCTGGAAACAGGCGCTGCGCGCCGCCATGCCGCAGGAGGAAATCCTCTCCTTTTCCGAATTGACGGACGAGCAGCGACGGGCAGTGGATTTCGCCATCGTCGCCAATCCAGATCCGGCCGATATCGCCGCTCTTCCGGGTCTCAAATGGATCCACAGCCTGTGGGCGGGTGTCGAGCGGCTGGTGCTGGAGCTGGGCGACAAGGCTCCCCCCATCGTTCGGCTGAAGGACCCCGAGCTTTCCCGCGTCATGGCCGAAGCCGTGCTGGCATGGACCTATTACCTGCAGCGCGACATGCCCGCCTATCGCGAAAACCAAAAAAAGGCGCTCTGGCAGGAGCTCAACTACCGCCACCCCGGCGAGATGACCGTCGGTCTCCTCGGCCTCGGAGCCCTCGGCACGGCTGCGGCGGAGCGCCTTATCCATGCCGGTTTCAACGTCGCCGGCTGGAGCCGTTCGGCCAAGGCCATCGAAGGCGTGGAAACGCTGACCGGCGACGACGGGCTGCAGGCATTGCTGGAAAAGAGCGACATTCTTGTCTGCCTCGTACCCCTTACCGATGCCACGCGCGGTCTTCTTGATGCCGGCCGTCTCGCCGCAATGAAACAGGGAGCGGCACTCATCAATTTCGCCCGCGGCGCGGTCATCGTCGCCGACGACCTGATCGCGGCGCTTGATTCCGGCCGGCTTTCGCACGCCGTTCTCGATGTCTTCGAACAGGAGCCCTTGCCCGCCTCTTCCGCCTTCTGGCAGCATCCCAAAGTTACCGTCCTGCCGCATATTTCCGCGCCGACAAGCCGCGAGAGTTCGGCCCGGATCGTCGCCGGCAATGTCCGCACATGGCGCGAGACCGGCACTTTGCCCGAGACTGTCGATATGGCGCGTGGTTATTAA
- a CDS encoding polysaccharide biosynthesis tyrosine autokinase: MHHKTFKSNIGFPESGKDSDTFIDLDRLWAAVVRRANVIAASVIAAVVLAGLYLVLATPVYTAMTQVLLDESLSRYAEEESPVPAAQIVDNRIASAVEILKSKEMALTVVDKARLYENDTIVNPPMSPVELVKSSVRGILDLVLPGDPPVSEAAIRAGRREKAAAVLQQSLTVERVGRSSVIAISTRSTDRQLAAQIAKTYAQAYLTEQLNANFDASERASVWLQERMTDLNQRAQAAELAVQKFRSDNNIVSSRGELMSESQLADLNGQLIAAQADAATASARYNQYKSIIDRGPETAVDNAVVSARDTDNSVIQDLRKRYITISDRQRGIVQQFGADHPQAAALDAEKKEVSQQIFQELQQLTGSFKNEYDVANSRVQSLRDNIDKVAGRNSEANITMVKLRELEQRATALRTLYQSYLGRFEEASQKQSLPIAKARIISEAGLPTSPSSPKKTMTMALSVILGLMLGGGIAALLEFRDRFFHTGNDVRDNLRMRFLGYLPFIGERGVENAKAGNSAATPGGENATLDESGQVSFQKMLRLAVDSPRSSFAETLRNVKLTADVVIQERQCRVIGVISCLPNEGKSVVALNLAGLIASTGKRTLVVDADIRNPGLSRMLTTRQSAGLVEVVLDEVPWTQAVKVDTRTKMGILPVSTSNQFAHSSELLSSSGMRKFIDSAREACDYIIVDLAPVVPVIDAKAFAPQVDGFVFVTEWGKTPIQMVQNLMANEPQIANKTLGIVLNKTDMTELQRYAGPGGSEHYHEKFSAYYGDAKPPVKEDA; this comes from the coding sequence ATGCACCACAAGACCTTTAAATCCAATATCGGTTTTCCGGAGTCCGGCAAGGATTCCGACACGTTCATCGACCTCGACCGCCTGTGGGCCGCCGTGGTGCGTCGTGCCAATGTCATTGCCGCCTCCGTCATTGCCGCCGTGGTTCTGGCCGGCCTTTATCTGGTGCTTGCGACCCCCGTTTACACCGCGATGACGCAGGTGCTCCTGGATGAAAGCCTTTCCCGTTATGCGGAAGAGGAATCGCCGGTTCCCGCCGCGCAGATCGTCGACAACCGCATCGCCAGCGCCGTGGAAATTTTAAAATCCAAGGAAATGGCCCTGACCGTGGTCGACAAGGCAAGGCTTTACGAGAACGACACCATCGTCAATCCGCCGATGTCGCCGGTCGAACTCGTCAAGTCCTCCGTGCGCGGCATTCTCGATCTCGTCCTGCCGGGCGATCCGCCGGTCTCCGAAGCCGCAATCCGCGCCGGGCGCCGCGAAAAGGCCGCCGCCGTGCTGCAGCAGTCGCTGACGGTGGAACGTGTCGGCCGCAGCTCGGTCATCGCCATCTCGACCCGCTCGACCGACCGCCAGCTTGCCGCGCAGATTGCCAAGACCTATGCGCAGGCCTACCTAACCGAACAACTGAATGCCAATTTCGACGCCAGCGAGCGCGCTTCGGTATGGTTGCAGGAACGCATGACGGACCTGAACCAGCGCGCCCAGGCAGCGGAACTTGCGGTCCAGAAATTCCGGTCCGACAACAATATCGTATCCTCACGCGGCGAACTGATGTCGGAAAGCCAGCTTGCCGATCTCAATGGCCAGCTGATCGCCGCGCAGGCGGATGCCGCCACGGCATCTGCCCGTTACAACCAGTATAAATCGATCATCGACCGTGGACCGGAAACGGCTGTCGATAACGCCGTTGTCTCGGCCCGCGATACCGACAATTCGGTCATTCAGGACCTGCGAAAGCGCTACATCACCATCTCCGACCGGCAGCGCGGCATCGTCCAGCAATTCGGCGCCGACCATCCGCAGGCAGCCGCGCTCGATGCCGAGAAGAAGGAAGTATCACAGCAGATCTTCCAGGAATTGCAGCAGCTGACCGGCAGCTTCAAGAACGAATATGACGTCGCCAATTCCCGCGTACAGTCGCTGCGCGACAATATCGACAAGGTGGCTGGCCGCAATTCCGAAGCCAACATCACCATGGTGAAGCTGCGTGAGCTCGAGCAGCGGGCAACGGCGCTACGCACCCTCTACCAGTCCTATCTCGGCCGCTTTGAGGAAGCCTCGCAGAAACAGTCATTGCCGATCGCCAAGGCCCGCATCATTTCCGAAGCCGGCCTGCCGACCTCGCCTTCCAGCCCGAAAAAGACCATGACCATGGCACTTTCGGTCATTCTCGGCCTGATGCTGGGTGGCGGTATCGCCGCACTTCTGGAATTCCGGGATCGTTTCTTCCACACCGGCAACGATGTGCGTGACAATCTGCGCATGCGTTTTCTGGGCTATCTGCCCTTCATCGGCGAAAGGGGTGTGGAAAACGCCAAAGCAGGCAACAGCGCCGCCACCCCCGGCGGCGAGAATGCGACGCTTGATGAAAGCGGGCAGGTCTCGTTCCAGAAAATGCTGCGCCTGGCCGTGGACAGCCCGCGCTCCAGCTTTGCGGAAACGCTTCGCAACGTGAAACTGACGGCAGATGTCGTCATTCAGGAACGCCAGTGCCGGGTCATCGGCGTCATTTCCTGCCTGCCGAACGAAGGCAAGTCGGTCGTGGCGCTCAATCTCGCCGGGCTGATCGCCTCCACCGGCAAGCGCACGCTGGTGGTGGATGCCGATATCCGCAATCCCGGCCTCAGCCGCATGCTGACGACACGGCAATCCGCCGGCCTCGTCGAAGTGGTGCTCGATGAAGTTCCGTGGACGCAGGCGGTGAAGGTGGATACGCGCACGAAAATGGGCATCCTGCCGGTTTCCACCAGCAACCAGTTCGCCCATTCCAGCGAGTTGCTGTCTTCTTCCGGCATGCGCAAATTCATCGACTCAGCCCGCGAGGCCTGCGACTACATCATCGTCGACCTTGCCCCCGTGGTTCCTGTCATCGACGCCAAGGCCTTTGCGCCGCAGGTGGACGGTTTCGTCTTCGTCACCGAATGGGGCAAGACGCCGATCCAGATGGTGCAGAACCTGATGGCCAACGAACCGCAGATCGCCAACAAGACGCTCGGCATCGTGCTGAATAAGACCGACATGACGGAATTGCAGCGTTATGCCGGCCCCGGCGGTTCGGAACACTACCACGAGAAATTCTCGGCCTATTACGGCGATGCGAAGCCGCCGGTAAAGGAAGACGCGTAA
- a CDS encoding UTP--glucose-1-phosphate uridylyltransferase → MDLNKTVRKAVIPVAGNGTRFLPATKAMPKEMLTIVDRPVVQYAVDEAMQAGIEHIIFVTSRNKTAIEDYFDSAPELINTLTRSGKTVQVLQLEKMLPVAGTVSYTRQQVPLGLGHAVWCARELVGKEPFALLLPDMVSYGARGCIAGLMELYDEVGGNILGVEECLPEEVSSYGVVGVGQKVNHGFAVTEMVEKPEPSKAPSNYYLNGRYILQPEIFDILARQERGAGNEIQLTDGMKRLAEKQSFHAQKYSGRTFDCGSKQGFIAANVAFSLMRADMEAQVLASVKELVANHESRVQAA, encoded by the coding sequence ATGGACCTGAACAAAACTGTCAGAAAAGCCGTCATTCCCGTAGCTGGCAACGGCACACGGTTTTTGCCCGCCACCAAGGCGATGCCGAAGGAAATGCTGACGATCGTGGATCGTCCGGTCGTGCAATATGCCGTTGACGAGGCCATGCAGGCCGGCATCGAACACATTATTTTCGTGACGAGCCGCAACAAGACCGCCATCGAAGACTATTTCGACAGCGCGCCGGAACTCATCAACACGCTCACCCGCTCCGGCAAGACCGTGCAGGTATTGCAGCTTGAAAAGATGCTGCCGGTTGCTGGCACGGTGAGCTATACGCGCCAGCAGGTGCCGCTCGGTCTCGGCCACGCCGTCTGGTGTGCGCGCGAACTGGTGGGCAAGGAGCCTTTCGCCCTGCTGCTGCCTGATATGGTTTCCTATGGCGCACGCGGCTGCATTGCCGGGCTGATGGAACTTTACGATGAAGTCGGCGGCAATATTCTCGGCGTCGAGGAATGCCTGCCGGAAGAAGTCTCGTCCTATGGCGTCGTCGGCGTCGGCCAGAAGGTCAATCATGGCTTCGCCGTCACTGAAATGGTCGAAAAGCCGGAACCATCCAAGGCGCCTTCGAATTATTACCTGAATGGCCGTTACATCCTGCAGCCGGAAATCTTTGATATTCTCGCCAGGCAGGAACGCGGCGCGGGCAATGAAATCCAGCTGACCGACGGTATGAAGCGGCTTGCCGAAAAGCAGTCTTTCCATGCGCAGAAATATAGCGGCCGCACCTTCGACTGCGGCAGCAAGCAGGGCTTCATCGCCGCCAACGTCGCCTTCTCGCTGATGCGCGCGGACATGGAAGCCCAGGTTCTCGCTTCCGTGAAGGAACTGGTGGCAAACCACGAAAGCCGCGTCCAGGCGGCCTGA